A segment of the Xenorhabdus bovienii SS-2004 genome:
TATTTTGATACACCTAGTTAAAGGGTAATTGCAATAAATTGAATTATATGAAAAAATTATCATTTGGCTAATGAATTAAATAACCCTTCATTCATACCAACTATTAATATAAATCACAATATAATGCAAAATAAATATAAATAAATAGAAAGGATAAACATGCAATGAAATATCAGGAAAAATTCCACTTTATAATATTATTATTTCATAATTCATTACATAATATAAATTACATATAGCCAAATAAACAAATGAAAAATTACTATATTAATTCTAAAAAATATAAAAATTACTTAAAATATTATTTTCAGTGTTTATTTTAATTGATTTATGAAAGAGAACCACTCAGTACAGGTAGGTGTTGAGCCGTAACAAACTGACATCCTGTGTGAACGGAAGGTGTCAGTTTTCGTGTGAATAGCGCCATAAAAGCTCTGTGTTTAAAACAGGAACACAGAGCTTAGCTGATAATGGTGACCTTTTGCGACAACCTCTAAAGGGCGAGGTATTCTAAGCATATTCTTCTTTTTTTTCTTCTACTTGCTGCTTACTTTGAATCAAACGAATGGCAAAATAGAGATCAGGTACGACAATCAAATCTTCATCACTACGACTAAGCCTGTTCTGCTTGATCCAGTAATTTAATTCTGTTCTGCGTCCCGCCAGTACTAAAGTCACATTTTTTTCTTTCAATTCCGTAATCAGCTCATCCAACACAGCAAAAACGCTTACGTCATCATGAGTAAAACTAACCGCTGCATCTACCACCAGCCATGTAGGATGTCTCGATGCTCTCTCTACATGCTGTAATACCCGTTTTTTGAAATACCCAACATTGAAGTAAGTTAAAGGCGAATTAAAGCGGTACATCATGATGCCATCCACCGATGCTATATCATTACCTTGATTGATGGAGTGGATCATCCCCTGCTCATTGACACCCAATAGTTGATCGGAGGGACGGAAAATGATGCGCAGAAATTGTAATAGACCAAGTAATACCGCAAAGCCAATACCATCAATCACACCAACCAGCAAAACGGCTACCAATGTGAAAATAGATAGCGTAAAAGCCCGGCGGTTACGTTTTCGATATGACCAGATATTTTTTAACCCCAACAAGGACCATGTAGAAAAGATCAGAACAATACCCAGTGATGATAAAGGGATATACCCCAGAAATTCGGTCATAAACAGCAGTACCAATAATATGGTAGTAGCAGCAATGACCGACACCATTTGTGTTTTACCACCAATGGTATCATTAACCGCAGTACGGCTACTGGCAGCACTGACAGCAAACCCCAGTGATAATGATGAGGCAATATTAGCAATGCCCAATGCCCGCAGTTCCAAATCCGCATCAACCTGATAACCATTTTTACTGGCAAAGCTACGAGCCGTCATCATAAAGCTGACAAAGCTGATAACCGCAAGGTTAATGGAGGGAACAACCAAATCACGCATAACACCAAGTTGAAATTCAGGCATTGGGACGATGGGCAGACCGCTCTCCATATTGCCAACGATCTGGATACCATATTGATTCAGTTCAAATTGCCAGCTCACATAGGTTGAAACGATCATCGCTATCAGTGGAGCTGGCCAACCTGAATGCAGAAAACGCACACTTAACAATACCAGTAAAGTCATCACTGAAATACCTACTGTTGGCCAGTGAGATTCTAATAATTTATGCGGAAGCGCAATTAACCGCTCAATTAATTCCGGAGGTAAACCCGAAAGTCCGAAGACTTTAGCAAGCTGATCAGCCATGATGGTAATCGCCACTCCATTGATAAAACCTTTTAAAATAGGACGTGACAGAAAATCGGCAAATGCACCCAATCGAAAATGGCTCGCTAAAATACACCAGAATCCGGTCATCAGTGTCATGATAATAGCAAGCTGCCAGCGAACATGTTCATTACCCAAGGCCAATGGTGCAACAGCGGCGGCAATCACAGCGCATGTTGCGGCATCAGGCCCGACAATCAACTGACGGGAAGTGCCAAATAAAGAATAAGCAAACATCGGTAAGATACAGGCATATAGACCAATGATGGCGCTTATTCCCATTAACTCCGCATAAGCAATTGCCACGGGTAACGCAACCGCAGCAACCGAAAGACCTGACCGTATATCATGACTAAAATACTCTTTACGGTAATAACAAAAATTCTCCAACCCCGGCATCCAGCGATATAATCTTTTCCACAACATGGTATTTAGTCCTTTCGTGAATGGAGCGCATTATAATGCGATGTTCAATAAAAACTCACAATCCTATCCGTGACCTCTCAGCTTCTTTGTTCGTTATGGTAGAATTAGCTAAATAGGGTTAAACATGTTTTTTCACCTGATAAATAAACCATTTCATTGAGATCTGATACACTCTGGCACAAATTCAAGAACATGCCACCATCGGCACTACAGTGGATTCAATTTATGAAACAACTTTTAGATTTTTTGCCATTAGTCGTTTTTTTCATCGCCTACAAAATGTATGACATTTTTTATGCGTCAGGGGCATTGATCGCAGCAACGGGATTGGCTGTTGTCATCACCTATCTGATTTACCGCAAAGTTGAGAAATCATCTTTGATCACCTTTATTGTGGTTGCTATTTTCGGCACACTGACACTAGCTTTTCACAGTGATTTATTCATTAAATGGAAAGTGACGGTAATTTATACTATTTTTGCCTTAGCACTGCTTATCAGCCAATGGTTCATGAAAAAAACATTGATTCAGAGGATGCTGGGTAAGGAACTGGAATTGCCGGGCTTTATCTGGAAAAAATTGAACATAGCTTGGGCTATTTTCTTTATTGCCTGTGCACTGGCAAATATTTATGTCGCTTTCTGGCTACCTCAAGATGTTTGGGTAAACTTTAAAGTGTTCGGTTTAACCGCATTGACGCTGGTTTTTACTGTGTTGAGTGTGGTATATATCTACCGTCATCTGCCTCGCGAACAAAAATAATGACCTTCATATGGATACCTGCCGAAACATCGGCAGGTATTGTTGTATTCACCAAATAAAGCAAGTTTTCTAATGACACAACAACAATGCTTACCAAACGGAGAATTGGTCCTCCGTACACTGGCCATGCCCGCTGATACCAATGCCAATGGGGATATTTTCGGTGGCTGGCTGATGTCTCAAATGGATATTGGCGGCGCAATTCTGGCAAAAGAGATTGCAGAGGGGCGCGTAGTAACTGTTAGCGTAGATGGTATCAGTTTTCTAAAACCAGTTGCGGTAGGTGACGTCGTCTGCTGTTATGCCCGTTGTCTAAAAACGGGAAACTCATCTATCACAATTCATATTGAAGTTTGGGTGAAAAAAGTAGCATCCGATCCGGTTGGGCAGCGTTATCGTGCAACAGATGCGGTTTTCACGTATGTCGCTGTTAATGAAGATAATACTTCCCGCCGTTTACCCGAAGGAAAAACTCAGTTCAAACTGGAAAGCAGTGATTCGAAGTAATGATGCATTAGGAACGTGATCCCATAAATTAAAGGGGCGTATTCATTACGCTCCTTTTTATTTATAAAATAAATAATTCAGATAATAATACATTCTTACTTATTTCAACTCCCCTCAGATAAGTATTAAGAAATAATTAAAATCTACTTGCTATAAAATATGATTTCTATATGAGCAGTCAGGGGACGCTTTGCGTCCCCCTGTTTTTGATGAAGATATTGATTAAGACTGTGAAATACCAGTAAGCTTAAATTCAATGGTTGTCACATACCCCGTTGCAGGCGCTTTTTCATAACGCCATTTTCTCATCGCCTGCTTCACTTCCCGCTCAAAGACGTTTTTAGGATCGGCAGCAATAATTTCAATATTTTTAACCCTACCATCTTCGTCAATATCATATTTTACCTTAACCATTCCCTCTGTACCCAATTGCCACGCTCGGGATGGATAAACAGGCACTGATCTGCTTAATGCTTTTGGCCCATTCTGCACTTTAGGTTTGTCATTAAGAGCTGGATGGGTTGGTTTTAACTGATTATTCCGGTTATTCGCCATTTGAGAGTCATCAGAAACTGGTTTGACAGGTTGTTCCGATGTTTTCTCCATTTTTCTCTCCATCGGCTTAGGCTCCTTTTTAACAACCTTTTTCTCTTCCGGTTTTTTCTCAGGTTTAGGCAGAGCAATCTTCGCAATAGGTTCGGGTTCAGGCTCTGGTTCGGGTGGTTCAGGAATTGATTCAGGCATGGCAGGCTCCGAGACAGGGGCTTCTTCCGCTGCCAGTTGGATCATAGCAACAGATATGGGAGTCGCTTCTAGCTGTTTTTCGGGTTCAATAGCATGAAAGAGCGCCGCAGCAATAGAAACATGTAAACAAACAGAAAGTAATACCGGCCAGTGTATCCAACGCATAAGAGAATTCTTGATTAGCAGCATGATAGTCAGTTTTCGGATAGTACTAGTTTAAATGCAAATGACTATCATATTCAATCATGATTCAAAAACATCTGTATCATGCCACACATTATAGTTAGAGAAATTCCCTGCTCTGCACGAACAGAATCGACCTGCGACGCCTGTCACCATCAGTCTTACGCAACGAATAGATGTGTAAATTACGACGTGATTGCCCCTCTAACCAGCGACGACGACGGCGGATGTTTTGGCGAAGCATTCGCCATCGACCGACTTCATTTCTGCTATGTTTCATAAAATGTCCCGATTTAATCCTCTCATTCAGCTAAGTGCCGTATTCTTAATCCCCACTGCTAGTAATGTCAACCAATGTAAGGTTTAACACAATGCGGTATTGAATCTAAGTCATTAGTTAATAGATATATAATTGATTCATGATTTAACTGAATCAAATTACATAATACCTGTGAGACGACATCAGGTATGATATTGGTAATGTTTTGATTATTCTCTGCTAAGTTGACTACATTTAGCTGATGGTTTGTTAGGATTTCCATAAAATGGCGACAAAAACAGTATGAAATACTTAAATAAACAGGATTGATTGCCACGTATGACAACCTTTTATTCAGTACTGAACTGGCTGGCTATTTTCTTATACTGGTTGATTATTGCCGGTATCACAATTCGTGTTTTAATGAAACGTCGGCCTGTAACATCAGCAATGACTTGGGTACTTATCATTTATATCCTTCCTTTGGTTGGAATTGTCGCTTATCTGTCATTTGGCGAATTGTATCTAGGCAAACGCAGAGTCGAACAAGCCAAACAAATGCGTTCATCTGTCACTAAATGGCTCTCTGAGTTAAAAAAATCCCCCCATATTTTTGCCCATGAAAATAGTGAAGTAGCTGAACCGCTATTCCAATTATGCGAACGGCGCCAGAGGATCAAAGGGGTCAGGGGCAATAAAATGCAACTGATGACTTCTTATGATAATTCTCTGAAATCCATCGTTAATGATATTGAAAAAGCCAACCATAATATCGAAATGGTATTCTATATATGGCAGGCAGGCGGGTTAGTTGATCAAGTTACTGATGCCTTGATGTGTGCTGCTAAACGCGGTGTCAAATGTCGTATCATGGTGGATTCCGCAGGAAGCTGGCAATTTTTCCGTAGTCCATATCCTGACATCATGCGCAAAGCAGGTATTGAATTTGTCGAATCACTAAAGGTTAATATTTTCCGTCTGTTCTTGCGTCGCATGGATTTACGTCAACATAGAAAAATTATTCTTATCGATAATCATATTTCATATACTGGCAGCATGAATATGGTTGACCCGCGCTTTTTCAAACAAGATGCAGGATTCGGCCAATGGGTCGATATCATGGTAAGAATGGAAGGCCCGGTCACAACGACTCTGGGGATTATCTATGCTTTCGACTGGGAAATGGAAACAGGTCAGCGCCACCTTCCGTCACCGCCTGACAGCCCTATTATGCCTTTCGAGCAAGCCAGTGGACATACAGCTCAGGTTATCGCTTCTGGGCCAGGGTTTCCTGATGAGTTGATCCAGCAGTCCTTAATGACAGCTATTTTTTCAGCCAGAGAGCAGCTTATTCTTACCACACCTTACTTTGTACCCAGTGATGATTTAATGCACGCAATTTGTACCGCTGCCATGCGCGGCGTTGATGTCAGTATTATTCTTCCAAGCCAGAACAATTCATTTCTCGTTCGCTGGGCAAGCCGGGCATTTTTTACGGAATTGCTAGAAGCTGGCGTAAAAATTTATCAGTTTGAAGATGGTCTGTTACATACTAAAAGTGTTTTAGTGGATGGACAACTCAGCATGGTAGGCTCTGTTAATCTGGATATGCGTAGCCTGTGGCTAAATTTTGAAATCACGGTTGTGATTGATGATAAGCACTTCGGCAATGATTTAACATTCGTCCAGCAGGGCTATATTGCACGCTCGACTTTGCTTGATAATGAGGAATGGGCGAAACGCCCACTCTGGCACCGTATTCTTGAACGTATCTGTTATTTTTTCAGCCCACTTTTGTAACATTTTGCCTAAAAGATTATTTCCATTATCATCAGTCAATATTTTCCACAGCCCCATTAGTATCATTGGGGCTGTGATTAGCAGTAAGGGTATTCAATCACTACAGATCATGTTTTAATTTCTCTCTGTTATTAATTTCGGACAATACCATCATGGAAAATAAACCAACACATTCTCTCCAATTAGATTTCAATAATCGGATGACTGAGGATGAAACGCTTGAAAAAGCCTACGATATCTTTCTGGAACAAGCGATCGCCAATCTCGATCCGGCAGATAGTCTATTGTTTAATTTACAGTTTGAAGAACGAGGTGGCGCTGAATTATTAGCTCCCTCAGCGATATGGCTTGAACATGTTGATTTTGATTTACATCCTGATTTTTTTGCAGAAGTTATTATTGGCTTAGCAGCATCTGACGATGCTGAAATTGATGATATCTTTGCACGAGTGTTAATCTGTCGGGAAAAATCTCACCCAATCAGCCAGATCTTATGGAAGAAATAATTCACCTCAACTGTCCTTGCCTATAAATAAGCCCTCCACAACGAGGGCTTAGAATATAGATTAGTGACAGTGTCACACTAAACAGACACTTAAAACTATAGCGGATCAACCTTAAGACAAGACACGGCATGTTTGAAGCTGCCTTCAAGCAATGGACGTGTTTTGGCACATTCTGCATCAGCCATTGGGCAACGGGTTCGAAATACACAACCGGATGGTGGATCAATCGGCGAAGGCAGCTCTCCCTCCAGCAATTCGATGCGTTTGTTTCGCTCTTTGTCTGGATCAGGAATGGGAACAGCTGACATTAAGGCGCGGGTATAAGGATGTAACGGATTATGATAAACCTCATCATAAGTACCCAACTCCACTGCATTCCCCAAATACATCACTAATACGCGGTCTGAAATATGTTTCACTATTGACAGATCGTGAGCAATAAATATCAGGGAAAGCCCCATTTCCCGCTGTAATTCCTGCAATAGATTGATAACCTGTGCCTGAATGGAAACATCCAGCGCAGAAACCGGCTCATCACAGATAACCAGTTTAGGCTCTAGAATCAGCGCACGGGCAATCCCAATACGCTGGCATTGCCCCCCTGAGAACTCATGGGGATAGCGGTTAATCAGGTTAGGCAACAACCCTACCCGCATCATCATATTTTTGACTTTTTCTTTTATTTCCCCAGATTTCATTTTGGGGTGATAGGTTCTGAGCGGTTCGGCAATAATGTCACCAATCGTCATACGCGGATTAAGGGAAGCCAGAGGGTCTTGAAAAATCATCTGAATATCGTTACGAATATTCCGCCACTGATTGTCACTCATATCCAGCAGGTTTTGTCCAAGCCACGTTACCGTACCGCCAGAGGCTTTAACCAGCCCGATAACCGCTCTGGCAAA
Coding sequences within it:
- the oppF gene encoding murein tripeptide/oligopeptide ABC transporter ATP binding protein OppF; translation: MNAAAEKRVLLEVDDLKVYFDIKDGKQWFWQPAKTLKAVDGVTLRLYEGETLGVVGESGCGKSTFARAVIGLVKASGGTVTWLGQNLLDMSDNQWRNIRNDIQMIFQDPLASLNPRMTIGDIIAEPLRTYHPKMKSGEIKEKVKNMMMRVGLLPNLINRYPHEFSGGQCQRIGIARALILEPKLVICDEPVSALDVSIQAQVINLLQELQREMGLSLIFIAHDLSIVKHISDRVLVMYLGNAVELGTYDEVYHNPLHPYTRALMSAVPIPDPDKERNKRIELLEGELPSPIDPPSGCVFRTRCPMADAECAKTRPLLEGSFKHAVSCLKVDPL
- a CDS encoding septation protein A, producing MKQLLDFLPLVVFFIAYKMYDIFYASGALIAATGLAVVITYLIYRKVEKSSLITFIVVAIFGTLTLAFHSDLFIKWKVTVIYTIFALALLISQWFMKKTLIQRMLGKELELPGFIWKKLNIAWAIFFIACALANIYVAFWLPQDVWVNFKVFGLTALTLVFTVLSVVYIYRHLPREQK
- the tonB gene encoding TonB system transport protein TonB, producing MRWIHWPVLLSVCLHVSIAAALFHAIEPEKQLEATPISVAMIQLAAEEAPVSEPAMPESIPEPPEPEPEPEPIAKIALPKPEKKPEEKKVVKKEPKPMERKMEKTSEQPVKPVSDDSQMANNRNNQLKPTHPALNDKPKVQNGPKALSRSVPVYPSRAWQLGTEGMVKVKYDIDEDGRVKNIEIIAADPKNVFEREVKQAMRKWRYEKAPATGYVTTIEFKLTGISQS
- a CDS encoding YciY family protein codes for the protein MKHSRNEVGRWRMLRQNIRRRRRWLEGQSRRNLHIYSLRKTDGDRRRRSILFVQSREFL
- a CDS encoding SulP family inorganic anion transporter — translated: MLWKRLYRWMPGLENFCYYRKEYFSHDIRSGLSVAAVALPVAIAYAELMGISAIIGLYACILPMFAYSLFGTSRQLIVGPDAATCAVIAAAVAPLALGNEHVRWQLAIIMTLMTGFWCILASHFRLGAFADFLSRPILKGFINGVAITIMADQLAKVFGLSGLPPELIERLIALPHKLLESHWPTVGISVMTLLVLLSVRFLHSGWPAPLIAMIVSTYVSWQFELNQYGIQIVGNMESGLPIVPMPEFQLGVMRDLVVPSINLAVISFVSFMMTARSFASKNGYQVDADLELRALGIANIASSLSLGFAVSAASSRTAVNDTIGGKTQMVSVIAATTILLVLLFMTEFLGYIPLSSLGIVLIFSTWSLLGLKNIWSYRKRNRRAFTLSIFTLVAVLLVGVIDGIGFAVLLGLLQFLRIIFRPSDQLLGVNEQGMIHSINQGNDIASVDGIMMYRFNSPLTYFNVGYFKKRVLQHVERASRHPTWLVVDAAVSFTHDDVSVFAVLDELITELKEKNVTLVLAGRRTELNYWIKQNRLSRSDEDLIVVPDLYFAIRLIQSKQQVEEKKEEYA
- the cls gene encoding cardiolipin synthase; the encoded protein is MTTFYSVLNWLAIFLYWLIIAGITIRVLMKRRPVTSAMTWVLIIYILPLVGIVAYLSFGELYLGKRRVEQAKQMRSSVTKWLSELKKSPHIFAHENSEVAEPLFQLCERRQRIKGVRGNKMQLMTSYDNSLKSIVNDIEKANHNIEMVFYIWQAGGLVDQVTDALMCAAKRGVKCRIMVDSAGSWQFFRSPYPDIMRKAGIEFVESLKVNIFRLFLRRMDLRQHRKIILIDNHISYTGSMNMVDPRFFKQDAGFGQWVDIMVRMEGPVTTTLGIIYAFDWEMETGQRHLPSPPDSPIMPFEQASGHTAQVIASGPGFPDELIQQSLMTAIFSAREQLILTTPYFVPSDDLMHAICTAAMRGVDVSIILPSQNNSFLVRWASRAFFTELLEAGVKIYQFEDGLLHTKSVLVDGQLSMVGSVNLDMRSLWLNFEITVVIDDKHFGNDLTFVQQGYIARSTLLDNEEWAKRPLWHRILERICYFFSPLL
- a CDS encoding HI1450 family dsDNA-mimic protein, yielding MENKPTHSLQLDFNNRMTEDETLEKAYDIFLEQAIANLDPADSLLFNLQFEERGGAELLAPSAIWLEHVDFDLHPDFFAEVIIGLAASDDAEIDDIFARVLICREKSHPISQILWKK
- the yciA gene encoding acyl-CoA thioester hydrolase YciA, producing the protein MTQQQCLPNGELVLRTLAMPADTNANGDIFGGWLMSQMDIGGAILAKEIAEGRVVTVSVDGISFLKPVAVGDVVCCYARCLKTGNSSITIHIEVWVKKVASDPVGQRYRATDAVFTYVAVNEDNTSRRLPEGKTQFKLESSDSK